The Vitis vinifera cultivar Pinot Noir 40024 chromosome 1, ASM3070453v1 DNA segment TTGGAATCCTTGGGTACCGAAGAAGGTTAGCTTTTTTGCTCGGGAAGCTTTTTGGGAGGGAATTCTAACTACAGATCAACTAAAAAGGAGGGGTTAGTCTTTACCAAGTAGCTGCTTTCTATGTAAAGCTGAAGAGGAATCAGCAAACCATTTACTTCTTCACTGTCCCAAGGCAACCATGATTTGACAACCCATctttgctctttttggtgtgCAGTGGGTCATGTCCTTTTCTATCAAGATCTCCTTACTTAGTTGGCACAACTCTTTTGttaggaagaaaaggaaaaaagcatGGAATGCAACCccattgtgtttattttgtactttatggaaggaaagaaatagaagagcCTTTGAAGACATCGAACTAACTGATCAAGCTATTTTACAATCCTTTCTGTATAAGTTTTTGGATTGGATCTGGGTTAATGTAGACTCTAGCTCGTGGTCTTTacttgatttcattgattggttgtgGTGTAAGAAAAGTGGTGGTTTTTGGTggtttccttctcttttttggCCTTTTAGCCTTGCGTACATCATGTGTAATTTCAGGTGTACTTTTGGCTttcttaatacaattgcttttacttatatacatataataaaaaaagacaCATTAACCTCCATAGAAATCTAACCCCCTTCCTCCTACTAAAACCCTTTGAATAGATAATCAACAGACTAGTAATATCCTCAAAGGCCTCTACCACAACTCATAAGCAAGGGGTCAATGAAAAAAAGTCCATGATGTCCAGAAATGCATAGACATCTATGAGGTCTAAAGGCTTTGTAAGGCTTTCAAATTTAAAGGATGTCATAGGTATTGGTCTTCTTCTTTGCTAGTGGCCAAAGAAGGCCTctattttccaaataatttttcttgagGGTATTGGTCATGTCAACACTCATGATGAGGAattaaaaggaatatttacAAGAGTGGAAAACAAAAACCTTCTATTCTCATCAAGATTTAGATAGATAGAGTTCAAATTCTCAGTCCTATAGCAGGAATAGCACAAGGGACCTCCAAGTGCTGAACCTGAAATTACTGAGACCTAAGGGACCTACTTATTTATAAGGAGAACAAAGTACATGATCTAAGGGGCAGTATAATCTTATCTGCTGGACCATGATTGCCACCCGCTACAAGTTGCTATAGAAGCATGTGAGCTTAATGAGATGTTATATAAAACCaaagaacaaaaattttaaatgaaaaaacaacATACCCTAGCTTATGCAACAAACTTACAGCTGGGTTGTAGGCACTCATCCAATAATGCTGCAAGTATCATTGAATCTAATCCACCAGAAAAAAGAATGGCCACAGGAACTAGTTCTTCTTGTTGAAGGTCACATGTAACTGCCTAAATATAAAATccaaataattttatcaatacAACTCCTTATcactaaaaggaaaagaaaatttctaaCTTCTAAAATTAATCTTATTCAAGCATAAACATAAGGAAATTGTTCTAACTAAAAATGCACATGTGTATGTCCCATTAAACATGAACCAGTCCATTGTGTCTTATAGATGATCTGAAATGAATGTATTCTGTTCTTTCCATAAGGGGGACTATGTTAATAAAAAAGATGGGCAAAATGTGATGTATACAGTTCACAAGTACAAATACTATACACAAATCAAGAGATTTGACCTGATATTCTCCTAGCTCCAAGAACTCGACAAAAAATCCAGACACTAATACCGGAAAACAGATATACAAAAGTATGGATTGAATAACCCTGTGTTTTATTATATCCAGATGCAatccattattttaaaacatactCCCATCCACAAAATTATAACACATCACTACACCACATCTTGGAATGGCAGCAGACACACGTATAAGGCCAAATCCTAGGTCCATATTTCCTAAGACAacgaaagaaaatgaaggatgtCTCCTTAAATCACTTCACATCTATACTGTAATCAAACTAAAAATTATCCATGCTACTGAATATGcacatttttaaattgttttatcaACATACAGCCACCACAACAATTTCAATTCAAAATAACCAAACTTCAGACCGGAAAAATTGCACTTTGTGTAGTGCGTCTCATCATAGATTCTCTCAAAGCAATAAGCACCGTCTGTGCTGGCACGGGAACTGATGTTTGCATCGGCCCTACATCATTCAAGAGAAAAACCACTATCAGGGACCTTATTTGATGCACAAGGCGTCCAAATCTACAACTAAAACTAGCAATGCATCTTCTTaagataaattgaaatttgaccAGATTATTAAGCAAAGAAACAGAAACACTGCACATGTCTTTATCTGCACCATGGTCAGATAATTACCTAATCCCGAAGGCTTTCTTTCCAAACAAATTGAATGCACGTCAGGCTGTTTGCTGGGAATCATAAAATGTAACTCCGCTGGTTTGGGTTCAACATATGTTCTCTCCCACTTAACTAGTTCCTTTAGAATGGGATTTGTCCATTCATGTTTTTTTACTTCACCGAGCAGACATTTATCTGCTTTTGACGAACCAATGGATACACTGTACACCCCACATGAAAGCTCATCCCAGAAATTGATGTTTGTAATTCTGTTTTCAACTTCAAAATCTGCAGCCAATTAACATCACTTGATAAAAACAGGCCAGAGTTCTATACAATCAGCAGGTACAAATTCAAAAACTGATAGAAAAAGTGGAATAAAGAAGCACCAATATTTGGAAGGGCCAAACTGGACAACTAGAGATGTTTAGCCTACAATAGCAGAAGTACAAAACTGGCtcaaatttaaacaagtatgCAAAAGCACAAAAAATGCTAGAAGATTAAGAAGAACAATATACATCAGTAAGTGATGAAAACATTCTTCAGAGGACACTGTTACTTGTCAGCCAATATAGCCAGAGTTGACAGCAATATGAGACCATTTTTATATCAGGAGGGAGATGAGTTCTAGAATTTTGCGCCTTGCAgttgaaaaaacaaattcattaaaagaaggaaaaccCTCGTGGAAGGATGACTGGTACTGGGCTTGTTGCTATTCCGGCCAGAAGACAATTTAGTGGACCACttaaaaaatatccaaaatgagTATGAAGAATTTCACCAgccaaaggaaaagaaagttAACCCAGTGCCAAACAGCATTGCAAAATCTCCCCCAACAATTATGATTAGTAACAGGTTCcatgaaaagtgaaaacactTGCAAGGAAAATTTTATGACAAAAGTGGAACACATGTTAGCAGAGTACGCTTTTTTCACTAAAAATCAACAATGAATTGGCTAGGGAGCAAATGTCGTTAAGGCTAATTCACTAAAGTCAATAACTGATGATGATATGGGAAAACATTAGTGGCAAAAAGAATAAGTTTGAATCCAACTACATGTTCATTTTCTATAGAAAAATCCATTTCAAATTCGCTCTTCATCaatgatattttaataatgttttcaaCAAAAGGACAAAATAAGAAAAGCTCTTGTCAGCACTATATACCAGAACTCTGCTCAACAGAAGAAATTGGTGATACAGATGATAGCAAAAACCGGCAATCCTCCAAATTCGGCCAGTGCACAAGGAGGCTCCGCCTTCCGAATGCATCTCTACCAAACCACATGGTTCTTGAACTATCCTATAAGTGATAAATACAGTAAAACCTCAGgaaaaggaagcaaaaaaatgtCCATGCTGTATCATTTGAAATCATTACAACTAGAAACTTACCACTTGAAGTTACCTGCCAATAGATTATAGCCCATGGCCCCTTAATGGTTGAAAGAAGTTCAGGAATGGAACTTTTGCCTAATCCACTGTAATTGCATGCTGTAGTGTGTCCAGGAGAACCACAAGTGCAGCACTTTCCTAGAGATTGCATAAGAATTTCAGCATCATTGCTGTCACTGCCAACATGAATTCCTCCAAATATTTCACCTtcaaaatacaaaaacaaatgAGACATCAAATTGGTTGTATTCAGTGAAAGAGACTAAACAATGAAATGTATAGTACCaggagaaagaataaaattagaaaaactgCAAGGATGACCCCAATCAGAATGACTGGCTTATTCTCATGTCACCATGTAATTAACAAAGCACAAAAGCATCATGTAATTGAGTCATAAGTCTTATGCATTGTCCTGGTCTTCTAGATGTGTAGCATGGATTCTTATAATGACACAAAACCCCACAATAGGCAAACACGGAAGAGGTGCTGGGATCCTGAGCATATGTGtgtgaaaaagagagagagagagagagagagatgtgtGTAATGATAATGGATGAATGAACAGCTGAAAACTAAAGGTTATGATTGGTTCCCAAAAAGTActctggaaaaaaaaagtgagaaaattattttctcatgatATGTTGCATTATAGAAAACATGaaagataatcaaatataattaaaattagttagaaacttatgtattttcaaattattaaatctttatatagaagggTGAGAATAttaaatctttatatagaagggTGAGAATAAGTGATATAAGTTTGATGTAgcgtataaaaataatttattgattttaaatcaatttttaattattatctggaaccaaaaataaccaaaatgaTCAGGTTATGCTTATATCTGTTTTGCTATGAATTTGTGCTCACTCTCCCGATAGACAGCCTATTCTTTTGTGAATATATCAACAAAAGAACCAAACCAACAAAGACAAAAGCCATGGAAATACAGCCCACGCAATTAGCCCATATTAACATCAAATCGTTTCCTACCATTATAAACAAGAATATTGCCAGATTCATCTACCAAGGGCTGGGTAATAGGATTCACCCCCCTGAGCTGCAAAGTGGCGCCAATGAAGTGCAATTCTCCGTTTGCAAAGAACGTGCAATCGCATTTATCGCCACAATATCGCAATTCCACACACTCTTCCCCCGAAACAGTGGGATGAAGAAAAATCTTCTTGCATCCCAGACTATCCGGACCCCTCCTCCCAAGAGCCGTCTTAAGATCATCCACTGAAAACGCCGACTAGAGGTGCATCAAAACAGTCAGTAGAATTGAATTCAAGTTCCTAAACAAACTAAGTCGTCTTTTTTGCTACTTTTCAACTGAATAACAAAAATGATTGATGAAGAAAGCAAGGATTGAGAAGCAAAATGCGGAGTTTGAGACTTACCGTAACCGGAAACTAACTAAATCATCTTTTTTGCTACTTTTCAACTGAATGACAAAAATGAATGACATAGAAAGCAAGGATTAAGAAGTAAAACGCGGAGTTTGAGACTTACCGAGACCGGAGAGGTGGAATGGGAAATTGGAGATGATGAACCGATGCGAACGCCGGAGATGATCACACCGATTCCGCACATCTCTCCCCTTGTGCGTTAGGGGTTTCTTAGGGTTTTGACATTTGAATTAGGCTCTGGTTCGGTTCTTGGCCTGGGGCCCGcctttttcatgaaaaaaaaattgaaagtgcGAAAATGAAACCGTCCCTCTAAAACAGATAAAACAATTTAATAGttggatgatttttttatttaaataaaaatgaattgtaATATAAACTTAGTCCACCGACAACCGATCCTATAAAACACACCAACTTTACAATGATCAATCTTTTTTTTGAATTgtacattttcatttttttctttttttaactttgtgattttatatttaaaatttcttatttttaatatatttaacataaaatattcgttctaaatcttattttattattatcaaaataaatattaatcatattttaatgtcataattttgaccatatattatatatattttttatttttgttttattttattgggcTTTAATGGCAGTATTTTTATCagttaaattatttaaactaatattgtattatatttttcttcattaagctttttttttaatagtgtataaaaaaagaatacaaGTAATAATGTAATAGGTTTGTATTTGTTTCAACATTCTCATTCATTGCCTtcccatttattattttacttcttttattttacaacacttttatatatttaggaagagaaaattatttttaaaaataatttctaaacatgttcttatttttccaagtgaaataaaaaaaataattgagaaattttatttatcatgtAGAGAAGTACAAGATATTTTATtgagattaaattttaaaaattattttttatgtttgaatttcaaataaaaccTTTGAGctttttgattttgttttcaaaagaaataattaaaaatagaatggATTGAttaggaatttttatttattatgtagaTAAGCACAgatcaaatttaaaaactatctttatctttaaattcctaattaaaatttgattttgaaaatattttttaaaactataattcaTAATCAAAGAGGGCATATAAAAACATGGCAGCATACAGTTGGTCAAGAGTCACGTGGCAATTCCCCATTGGCTCTAAGTTTTCCGCCACCGATTATATGACAGCGATATTACTAAGGGGCTTCAGTACAAAGCAAATCTCACAATCCACCCCACTCTTCAACAGAGCGAGTGGAGACACGCTGTAATGAGAAAAACGTGCAGGAATCCCCATGACATCCCACGCCACGCCAGCACAGGCCCCACCACGAAGGCCCACCAATCATAGCCGTCAATAATTCGCATGGCCCCATCCAACCCATCACAGCCGTCCATCGCCGGGCCCACCCTAATCACGACGTAGCTTTCAGAGGTGGACCCCGCAGCCACAGAATCGTACGTTTGAACAGTCGGCAAATTACAAAAATTCCCTCCAACCTAGTGGAGGACTAGTCTCCTAGCAAAACTCTCTCATTGTTCCTTCATGCACCAACCACTCTCTCCATCGTTGCTCCTCTCTTCTCTCTGAACTGTACGCACTGTACTTGCTTCGCCATTCCTCTCTCCGATTCGCTCCCGAGGTATCTGTccctttcttgttttattttttctttatttaccgATTTTGATTGTGATTTTATAAATGTATTCCCGTATTCCCCTGTTTGATCAATGTGCGAATCGTATCGCCGCCACCGACGCCGTGTTCGATTCATCCGGTTCGACGAtcggaactctctttttgttttgACGTGTTGTTCGTTTTTCTGGtgattgatttggttttgagatTTGTTATGGTTAGATCtagggtttgtttttttttttttttttttttgtttgtttttttttaaaaaaaacttttggttCTGTTTGTCTGGATGGAAAATAGTTCCTAGGAGAATGTACAGGGAATTTTGTGTTGTTGttgctatttttttcttttcaggcGGATTTTACCGTGAAAGTTTTGGACAGCTATTGTGTATCTTCAATGATTCCGGGGAAATTTTTTCTGTGCAAACGAAATTTATTCTGTCTGTTGGAAAAATTTTCTTGACTTGAAGGAGAAAATAGATTTCATCTGTAAAGAGTTTTTTAGTCTTAAACGCGCTGCAATAATGCATTTGTTGATGTGGTTGGAgtttaagagtttttttatgAACTATTTCGTAGGTATGTCTTTTCCACATGCTCATAGAGAGTCTTAATGTCGCCTTGGGATATTGGAAATAGAGGCGGAAGGATAGTGCAGGAAAGGGTTTGTCTTAGAAATctatttcaaagaaatttattttaaagtaattttaagcCCCTTTTTCTAAGTTTCAGAAATTTCAAAATGCATTAGAAATCTATTTTTCCTGAATTTTGTTCCCTGGAATATTTTCCAAAGAAGCAGCAGTACCTGTTTCTCCTTCAGTTCTGGTTGGCATATCAATCACCCAAAGACTAATATATTTTGGATTTGATATATGTAGTAACTAGTAAGTACTTCTGCCAAATTGGCTTGGCCTGTGCTCTATTATAGGCTGGATTACATGTTTGCTCAGTTTCAGATTCGTTGTTGGGTCATTTTTACTGTGGTACAAATTTGATTCAGTTTTGTTAACCACTTAAATTGGTTTTTTAGAAGTAGTGATTGGCAATTTTTATAGATCTGTATCATAGGTTGGAGATTTCTAATGCTTAGTTGATTAGTAGatcttttgttgtctttttccTTCAACTAATTTATGTTTGACATTTGCTTGAAGTTTCATCCCAATTCtctcttcttatttttatccttttctGTTTTCCTCATTCTAGTGCTACAGCCGTTAGATTTCAACTTGTAGCATCTTCATGCTCAAGATTTAATGTGTTGTTTGGatgtttataattttgtttcataatATCTATAGGCCGCTATTACTTTTTAGTTGCAGCTTTCATAGTAATCACTGCTCTTTGAACTTGCATCATTtaagttttcctttttatttagttcCGCATGAATGCTCGTTTTAGGGCATTGTTTCTCATTCTTTTGAATATGAAATGGAATAAtgtttatattatgttttattttttccctccaccctcctttttttttcaacagagtttcttatgttcatgtatcattaatattttttggcAGAGATGGCAATGCAAACAGAAGATTCTTCCCCTGGCCCCAGTGCTGAAGTGGTCGGGAATGTGTTTGTGGAACAGTATTACCTCGTTCTTTATCAATCCCCAGAACTGGTTTACAGATTTTATCATGATTCTAGTGTGCTAAGCCGACCTGGGCCTGATGGTGTAATGACAACAGTGACAACCTCAGAAGTAAGTTTGTGAGAAACCATAAATCTTTTTGTAAAGACAAACTAAGAAAGCCAACATATTCAGACAGCATACACATTTTTGGTGATTACTATCGTGTTGCTAATTGTTGTATTTCTGACAACTAAATGTTGTCTACATCAAGATGTACTAAAAGTTGGATTCAGATATACATCCTACAGTCAGTAGGTATTATCCTTTTGACATCTATCCCAAGCTAGAAAAGTGGTCAATGTGGTGAAGCTGTGAGCTTAAACTATCGGCATCCTGAAGTGAGGAGTATCTTGTTGGTTTGATTTAGGACACATGGCTTCTTATAGCCTGGAATGTGTTTAGAAACTGTTTGCTCCAGTAAATGCAAAAGCAGTACTCTCTTATTAAGGTTTGTAACGGCTAGAAAGCATACTTACAGGATGATTAATCATGCAGTGCTAGAAGTACTCCTATAGTTGAGTCATGACCTCTCCATTCCTTTAATTTGATTATAAGAAATGCAAGCTGGTAAGGCAATTGGCTGAAGGTATCCAGCACAGAACTATTTTGCCAAGCATGGGCAGCTAATCTGGCACGTGTTCCTGCTCAGTAATGGGACATCTAAATTTGTATGCTTTTGGTTCAGGCGcttctcatatatatattatttcttgttgctcataaaaataataataataataataataataataataataatttttttttttaaaaaaaaaggtaatggAACATCTAAAGTTCAAGACCTGGACATACCTGATACATCCTTTGGGGAGGAGTGGTATGTCAGAGGTTTTCTCTGGTTCTTTAGATCAGGGCATTGGGTTTCCTCGTTATAAAAGAAGACAACAAAATTCACTGTTAATAATTGCAATCATACATAATCAAGAAAATCTTGTCATTCATGACTGGTTATACTTGTCTAGGTAGTTTTCTTGCTTACTGTCTGTTGGTTGTGGCCTTCTCATGGATTTCTACCTTCAAACCAACTCTAAAAATGGACTCAAGCCTGTTGAGAAACCAACCAGAAAAAGTTTCCAACCTTACTGCTGTTGGTACAATGCTGAGGTTTGCTCTCATTGATGCCTATAACTGCAACTATTGGCTATGGTTTGACCAGAAAACTTTCAAGAGTAAAGGATCCTTGATTATTGCTTAAGGATAGGATCTGCAAAATCCCAAACAAAACACTAATATTACTGCTGTTGTTACAATGTTGAGGTTGGCTCAGAGTGATGGCTGCAACTGCAACTGTTGGTGATTGTTTGACCAGAAAATTTTGCTAGAGTGCCTCTTAAAGGATTAAGAGGTAAAATTAAGGAAAGAGAAAACGGTATAACTGATCAGAAATCACAACAAAGATCAATTTGCTCTTATACCTTGCTAGGGATGTCAAGAAAAGAGATTGGAGAGATAACATAGGCTTAGCATAACCCAAACAGTTACTTAATGATCATTTGTTCCTTGCTTTGTTTGATCCTTAATTATACTCTATGTAATGTGGTCTGACTAATTTCAATGATAGTTATCCCACCAACCTCAGATTTGTTTGGGAAGTCTCTTATCCATGGACAAATCTCATCATGTACTTGTAACTTGTACAAATTCTTTCTCTGTGTGGTTCATGTCAGCATTTTGGCTTCTCTTTGTTTGGTCAAacttcatgtttgatttgtttAACCTATTAATTGACACTGGATCACATTGGCTGATGAATAAATTGATATTTACATTTGTCTTGAAACAGGGAATTAATGACATGATCCTCTCCTTTGACTACAAGGGCCATAAGGCAGAGATATTGACTGCAGATGCTCAGTTTTCCTACAAGGATGGGGTGGTTGTTTTGGTAACCGGTTGTTTGACTGGGAAGGACAATGTGAGAAGGAAATTCACTCAGTCATTCTTTCTAGCTCCACAAGATAATGGCTACTTTGTCTTAAATGATGTTTTTAGATACATGGATGAAAGAGAATCGCTCATGGTTGAAACCATTGCAGTTAATGATGTAAATGAAAATTCTCCAGTAGCGCCTTTGACTCCAGAGCCAGGTCTGGTTTATGTCTCTGTGTGTTGGGGGTATTGTTTTATTTACTACttcatttagttttttcttgttTCCAGAAAGCACTCATGTTCTTGATCACCCTAAGTCGAATAACACTAGTCCCGTGGAAGAAGATGCTGCCGATGATGAAGA contains these protein-coding regions:
- the LOC100266204 gene encoding uncharacterized protein LOC100266204, giving the protein MCGIGVIISGVRIGSSSPISHSTSPVSSAFSVDDLKTALGRRGPDSLGCKKIFLHPTVSGEECVELRYCGDKCDCTFFANGELHFIGATLQLRGVNPITQPLVDESGNILVYNGEIFGGIHVGSDSNDAEILMQSLGKCCTCGSPGHTTACNYSGLGKSSIPELLSTIKGPWAIIYWQDSSRTMWFGRDAFGRRSLLVHWPNLEDCRFLLSSVSPISSVEQSSDFEVENRITNINFWDELSCGVYSVSIGSSKADKCLLGEVKKHEWTNPILKELVKWERTYVEPKPAELHFMIPSKQPDVHSICLERKPSGLGPMQTSVPVPAQTVLIALRESMMRRTTQSAIFPAVTCDLQQEELVPVAILFSGGLDSMILAALLDECLQPSYGIDLLNVSFDGQSAPDRISAKAGLKELQRISPLRRWKLVEVDADLSKLTQETKHVMSLINPAKTYMDLNIGIALWLAAGGDGWVHEEIGEIDNDNYQRVKYKSKARILLVGSGADEQCAGYGRHKTKYRSGSWLGLNEEMKLDMQRIWKRNLGRDDRCIADNGKEARFPFLDEDVIRTLLDIPLWEVANLDQPSGTGDKKILREVAQMLGIYEAATLPKRAIQFGSRIARESNRKNFGSNRAANQASAGSVVIYGTSNLT